Proteins from a single region of Gambusia affinis linkage group LG12, SWU_Gaff_1.0, whole genome shotgun sequence:
- the LOC122841134 gene encoding ATP-sensitive inward rectifier potassium channel 10-like, which translates to MTSATPPCSRSSSPQKVCHSQTQTDVLKPLLGGGASVGGGTLRKRRRILSKDGRSNMHIEHISGRNALYMRDLWTTFLEMPWRYKFFLFTATFAGTWFLFGVVWYLVALVHGDLLEFDPPSNHTPCVMQMQTLTAAFLFSLESQTTIGYGFRCITEECPAAIILLILQLVITMLMEIFITGTFLAKIARPKKRSGTVKFSQHAVVSTYEGQPCLMIRVGNMRKSLLLGCQVTGKLLQTSLTKEGETVRMDQRNVPFQVDTSSDSPFLILPLTFYHIIDDNSPLRAWAAKGGGWTDPELADFELLVIMSATIEPTSATCQVRTSYLPDEILWGYEFPPVVSLSQSGKYVADFSFFDKVAKTKTTPIFKSSSSQHEYQSNGGGLLSEVTDPEKIRLEQSYREQRGEDRGRVRDGPISVRISNV; encoded by the exons atgacTTCTGCTACGCCTCCCTGCTCTCGCAGCTCTTCCCCTCAAAAGGTTTGCCACTCTCAGACCCAAACTGATGTTCTGAAGCCGTTGCTGGGCGGTGGCGCTTCTGTTGGAGGTGGGactctgaggaagaggaggcgcATCCTGTCCAAAGATGGCCGAAGCAACATGCACATCGAGCACATCAGTGGGAGGAACGCCCTCTATATGCGCGACCTCTGGACAACTTTTCTTGAAATGCCATGGCGCTACAAGTTCTTCCTGTTTACAGCAACATTTGCAGGGACCTGGTTTCTGTTTGGGGTTGTGTGGTACCTCGTCGCTTTGGTGCATGGAGACCTGCTGG AGTTTGATCCGCCGTCCAACCACACACCCTGTGTGATGCAGATGCAGACCCTCACAGCAGcctttctcttctctctggAGTCCCAGACAACCATCGGTTATGGTTTCCGATGCATCACAGAGGAATGCCCGGCtgccatcatcctcctcatcctccagCTGGTCATCACCATGCTCATGGAAATCTTCATCACCGGCACCTTTCTGGCCAAG ATTGCACGGCCAAAGAAGCGAAGTGGGACGGTGAAGTTTAGCCAGCATGCCGTTGTATCGACTTATGAAGGCCAACCCTGCCTGATGATCCGGGTGGGCAACATGCGCAAGAGTCTTCTTCTCGGATGCCAG GTGACAGGGAAACTCCTGCAGACGTCCTTGACAAAGGAAGGTGAAACAGTTCGTATGGACCAGAGGAACGTGCCTTTCCAGGTGGACACTTCCAGCGACAGTCCCTTCCTCATCCTTCCTCTCACCTTCTACCACATCATCGACGACAACAGCCCCTTGAGAGCCTGGGCCGCCAAGG GTGGCGGATGGACAGATCCAGAGTTGGCTGACTTTGAACTCTTGGTGATCATGAGTGCCACAATAGAGCCGACCTCAGCCACCTGCCAGGTCCGCACTTCCTACCTGCCAGACGAGATCCTCTGGGGTTACGAGTTCCCCCCCGTCGTCTCTCTCTCCCAGTCTGGAAAATACGTTGCAGACTTTTCCTTCTTTGACAAAGTGGCGAAGACCAAGACGACCCCTATTTTCAAATCATCCAGTTCGCAACACGAATACCAGAGCAACGGAGGCGGACTCCTGTCCGAAGTGACAGACCCGGAGAAGATCCGTCTGGAGCAGAGCTACAGGGAGCAGCGAGGCGAAGACCGAGGCCGAGTCAGAGACGGCCCCATAAGCGTTCGCATCAGCAACGTCTGA